The DNA window GCGGTCCTTGGCCTCGTGGTACGGCATGCCCGTGACGAGCGTGGCCACGTGGTTGCCGGGCGGCTGGCCCTCCGGACGGCGCGACGGCTGGGCAAGGAAGTCCAGCCAGCTGGTGTTGCCCGTCTCCTCCATCAGCGCGCCGCGCTCCAGCACGTTGCGCAGCTCGCGCACGTTGCCCGGCCAGTCGTAGCCCTCGAAGAGGGCCAGCGTCTGCGGGGTGAGCGTGACGCTGGCGCGCAGCGTCTGGGACAGGGCCTGGGCCAGCGAGGGCAGGTCCTCGCGGCGCGTGCGCAGGGGCGGCAGGCGCACCCGCGCGACGGCCAGGCGGAAGTACAGGTCGGCGCGGAAGCGGCCCTGGCGCACGTCCTCTTCCAGGTTGCGGTGCGTGGAGGCGATGACGCGCACGTCCACCGGCACCGGCTGGCCATCCAAGGACGGCACCTCGCGCGCGTCCAGCACGCGCAGGAGCTTGCCCTGCACCATCAGCGGGAGCTCGCCCACCTCGTCCAGGAAGAGCGTGCCGCCTCGCGCCGCCTCGAAGACGCCTCGCGCCTCCTTGTCCTCCGCGTCGCTGGCGCGCAGGCCGCCGAACAGCTCGCGCTCCGCCTTCTCCTCGGAGATGAGGTTGCAGTCGACGACCTTGAAGGGACCGTGGCGCCGCGCCGAGTGCTGATGCACCGCGCGCGCCGCCAGCTCCTTGCCGGTGCCCGTCTCACCCTCGATGAGCAGGCTCATGTCCTCGCGGGCCACGCGACGCAGCTCCGTGAAGACCCAGCGCATCTTCTCCGACGAACCCACGAGCGCGCCGAAGGACTCCGCCCCCGCGAGCTCCACCTCGGTGGGCTTGGCGGACACCTTCACCGCCAGCTTCGTCTTGCCCAGCTCCACCTTGTCGCCGCGCCCCAGGTACGCCTGGAGCACCTGACGCCCGTCGAGGAACGTCCCGTTGCGGCTGCCGGTGTCGCGCAGCAGGAGGCCTCGCGGCGTGCGCTCCACTTCCAGGTGGCGACGGCTCACCGTGGTGTCCGTGAGCACCAAATCGCTCGCGGGGTCCGAACCCACCCGAACCAGGCCGTCCTGCGTCGTCACCTTCTTGCCCTTGTCGGGGCCGGACACGACCTCCACGGTCCACTCGTGAATGGGGACGCGGGTGGTGCGGCCTTCCTCTTTGTCCGTCTGGGTGGTCTGGGTGACCTCGGGCCTGGGTTCCATCATGGGTCCTCTTTAGGTGCGAGGAGACCGGGCGGGCAAGCCCGTCGCACCGTCTGCGCGTGCCCCGCCGTCAGGGCAACATGCGTGGAAGAATCTTCCCAGAAGGCTGTTGCACGGGCGCCCTCTGTGGAAACGACGCCCCGAGCGGGAAGGCTCGAGACTGGGGGTGGGGAAGGGCGAGCAGGCGTGACCCCTGGAACACCAGAAAGGCGTGTTCCCAAGGGACTTTCCACTGTCCACCACCACACGGTGGCCGCCGCGCGAACCAAGGCCGCGCCGGGCCCGGGTGGAGGCCGTCCAACGTGCCGTGCGGAGCTGGTGGAAGTGGGAAGGGCCGCTCGTGACTCACGGCCCGGCATCCAAGACGAACACCCCGCGCGAATCCAGTGTCACGCGCGGGGTTTGCGTCAATACGTGGCGGGAGCGTCGCTGGCCGGGAAGGACTCCTTGGACCTTTCGTCGACCCCGTCGTCCGACGGGCTGCCACCGGACTTCACGCCCATGTTGGCGAAGGACCGCTCCGCGGCGGCCTTTCCCGAGCGCCTGCGCGCGCCCACCGGCGTGCCCATGGCGGCCAGGCGCGTGCCGAGCAGGTTCTTCGCCCGCTCCGCCAGGTGGCGCTGCTCCTCGCTCCAGTCGCGGAAGAACTGCGCCAGCTCCGGGTCTCCCGCGGCCTCCGCTTCCTGGATGAACCGCTCCGCCGCCGAGGCACCCTTGAGCAGGTGGTAGAGCGCGCTGATGACGCTCTGGTGGACGTCCCGGCGCTCCGCCTGCCTCGCTTCACCTGCCATTGCCGCCTCCCGAGAAAGGGTGGTGCTCCATGGGGTGAAGCTATGCACCGCGGAGGCGGGCGGCCCCGGCCTGGCGTCCGCCCGCCTGCTCGCGAACGTCAGGCTTGCAGCATGGCGTCCAGCTTGCCGTCCTTGTCCAACTGGGCGAGGTCCGAGTAGCCGCCTACGTGCGTGTCGCCGATGAAGATTTGCGGCACGGTGCGCTGGCCTCCGCTCATCTCCACCAGCTTGGTTCGGGTGTCGTCGTCACCAGTGACGTCCAGCTCCTGGAAGTCCACGCCCTTGCGCTTGAGCAGGTCCTTCGCACGGACACAGAAACCACAGTAGGTCGTGGTGTAGATCTTCACGGGCTTCACGTTGATGCCTCCTTCATTCCCAACGTAAGGGCGTGGCCTTGCGCGCGCCACCAGGGGCCATGAAAGCACGACGGCCCCCGGTTCCCTGACAGGAACCGGAGGCCGCGTGTGGAGCAGTCACCCCGGAGGACCCGGGGTGGGGGCGACTACATGCCCATGCCGCCCATACCGCCCATGCCGCCCATGCCACCGGCGCCGGCGGGGATGTCCTTCTCCTCCTTCGGACGCTCGGCCACCATCGCCTCGGTGGTCAGCATCAGGGAGGCCACGGACGCGGAGTTCTGCAGCGCCGTGCGGCTCACCTTGGCCGGGTCGATGACGCCAGCGGCCAGCAGGTCCTCGTAGGTCCCGGTGGCGGCGTTGAAGCCGTAGGCCCCCGTGCCCTCCTTGACCTTGTTGACGACGACGCTGCCCTCGAGGCCGCCGTTGCCGACGATCTGGCGCAGGGGCTCCTCGACGGCGCGGCGGATGATGTCCACGCCGAACTTCTCACCGTCGACGAACGTCTGGCCGTCCAGCGCCTTGAGGCACCGGATGTAGGCCACGCCGCCGCCAGGAACCACGCCCTCCTCGACGGCCGCGCGGGTCGCGTTGAGCGCGTCCTCCACGCGGGCCTTCTTCTCCTTCATCTCCGTCTCGGTGGCCGCGCCGACGTTGATGACCGCCACGCCGCCCACGAGCTTCGCCAGACGCTCCTGGAGCTTCTCGCGGTCGTAGTCGCTGGTGGTCTCCTCGACCTGCGCGCGGATCTGCTTCACGCGCGCGGAGATCTCCTGCTCGCTGCCCGCGCCGTCGACGACGGTGGTGTTGTCCTTGTCCACCGTGACGCGCTTGGCGCGGCCCAGGTCCTGGAGCGTCAGCGTGTCCAGCTTGATGCCCAGGTCCTCGGCGATCATCCGGCCGCCCGTCAGGGTGGCGATGTCCTCGAGGATGGCCTTGCGGCGGTCGCCGAAGCCCGGCGCCTTCACCGCGCACACGTTCAGCACGCCGCGGATCTTGTTGACGACCAGCGTGGCCAGGGCCTCGCCCTCAACTTCCTCGGCGATGATGAGCAGCGGCTTACCCGCGCGCGCCACCTGCTCCAGGATGGGGAGCAGGTCCTTCATCGAGGAGATCTTCTTCTCGTGGATGAGGATGAGCGCGTCGTTCAGCACCGCCTCCATCCGCTCCGGGTCCGTCACGAAGTACGGGGAGAGGTAGCCGCGGTCGAACTGCATGCCCTCGACGACGTCCAGGGTGGTCTCCAGGCCCTTGGCCTCCTCCACCGTGATGACGCCCTCCTTGCCGACCTTCTCCATCGCGTCCGCGATGATCTGGCCGATGGTGGCATCGCCGTTGGCGGAGATGGTACCGACCTGGGCAATCTCCTTCTTGTCCTTCGTCGGCTTCGCCAGCTTCTTCAGCTCGCCCACGATGACCGCGACGGCCTTGTCGATGCCGCGCTTGATGTCCATGGGGTTGTGACCGGCCGCCACCAGCTTCGCGCCCTCGCGGAAGATGGCCTGCGCCAGCACCGTCGCCGTGGTCGTCCCGTCACCGGCGACGTCGGAGGTCTTGGAGGCAACCTCCTTGACCATCTGCGCGCCCATGTTCTCGAACTTGTTCTCGAGCTCGATCTCCTTCGCCACCGTCACACCGTCCTTGGTGATGGTGGGGGAGCCGAAGCTCTTCTCGATGACGACGTTGCGGCCCTTGGGCCCCAGGGTCACCTTGACCGCGTCGGCCAGGATGTTGACGCCACGGAGGATGGCCTCGCGGGCGCGCACGTCGAAAAGTAGGTCCTTCGCCATGATGGAGATTCCTTAGAAAGGGGTGGGAGCGGATTACTTGTCGAGGATGCCGAGCACATCCTCTTCACGGAGGATGAGGTGCTCTTCGCCGTCGAGCTTGATCTCGGTCCCGGCGTACTTGCTGAAGAGGATGGTGTCGCCGGCCTTGATGTCCATCGGGCGCACGGAGCCGTTCTCCAGCACCTTGCCATTGCCGACGGCAACGACCTTGCCCTCGAGGGGCTTCTCCTTCGCCGTGTCCGGGATGAAGAGGCCGCCCTTGGTCTTGTTCTCCTCGGCGACCCGCTTGACGATGAGCCGATCCTGCAGGGGACGAATCTTCATGGTCTGCTCCTTGATGGGCGCCCACCGTCCGGGAACTCCGGCCGGCGCCATGGCGCCTCTGGGGTTGAAGATGGGCCGTGACGGCCCGCGGCATTAGCACTCGTACCTCACGAGTGCTAACGCCCAGTCGCGGCGGATAATAACCAGCGAAGTCGACCCGTCAAGCCACGCGGGACGGGCGCAATCCGAGCTGCCAACTGCCCGGCATTGCTGTCCTTTTTCACTCCAAGCACCGCCGTGACGCGTCTGACGCCGGCGCGTGCCCTGGGCCTGGAAATTGGCACTCGCAAGGCACGAGTGCTAGCGCAAGTGCCCGGAATCATTGGAGGGCTGTTTTGCGACGCTCCGGACAGATTGCTACCGTTCCTTCATCCCCGAAGGCCGAGGGATGGCCGGGTGGGTGGACGGGAGTGTCGATGAGTCAACTGGTGGCGTCCCTGTCTCTGAAGGAGTTCTTCAAGTCGCTCCTCGACGAAGTCACGGCGCGTCAGAGGGTTCGGCTGGAAGAGGTGACGGAGTTCTACCTGGTGAACCTGCTGGCGGAGTTCGCGAGCACGGACACCTTGTTCGACCGCCAGGAGGATGGGCGCCGTGCCCACGAGCCGCTGGCGGTGCTGTACCACCAGGCGCTGCAGCAGGAGCGCGAGGCCCGCATCCGCACGCTGCGACGGCTGGGAGACGTCTCGCTCTACACCGTCGGCTTCTTCTCCGGCGCGCTGGAGGGCGGGGTGGTGGGGCCCGACTACTACATCCAGATGGGGGGAACCGCGTACGGCCAGGTGGCGGAGCTGACTCCCCGGGCGGGCTTCGCGGGCATGTACCGGGAGCTGCACGACAAGTTCCGCGCGGTGGTGGAGGTGCTGGAGGAGATTGCGGCGCGGGGCATGGTGAGCGCCGGGCCCAGCGGGGCGCTGAAGGTCTACGAGACGTGGGCGCGCACGGGCAGCGACCGGCTGGAGCGCGTGCTGGTGGACGCGGGAATGATGCCGCGGACCTCCAAGGGGCAGCTCCCCAACTGAGTGGGACGGAGGCGTGATGATTGGCCGCGTTCAGGACCACCTGGAGGCCATCTACGGCTTCACCTGCGAGGCGCGGGCGGAGGTCTTCGTGGTGGACACGGAGGCCGCCGTCCGGCTGGGCGCCACGGGCCGGAGCGACGAGGAGCTGCTGGTCCACGAGTCCGAGGACGCGCTGGAGCTGGCGCTGTACCTGTCTCCCGCGCTGTTGGACAGGCTCAGGCCCTACGAGTCCGGCCCACTGGGGCCCCTGCTGGACGGGGAGCTCGCCGGCTACTGCCAGGTGGCGGAGGGCGTCAGCCACTTCCTCTACATGGCCCACACCGCGGCGCATGGGCGGACGGTGTCCCTGCTGGAGCTGGAGGCCCAGGCGGAGGTGGACAAGTTCGCGGTGTGCCTGCTGCACCGGTGGGGCGAGGGGGTGGGCGCGTGGGCCCCCGTCCTGTTCACCCGGCTGTTCGAGCGGGTGTCCTACCGGGCGCGGCTCTCGTCCCAGGAGCACTGGCGGTACCAGGAGGCCAACCGGCTCTCCCAGCGGTTCTGCTCGCGGCTGATGGGGCATGTCGCGAAGCGGCGGTTGGACCGGCTGCTCACGGACCTCCGGTATGCCTACCGGCTGGGGGCGGAGGCGAAGCTTCGGCACTTCGCCCACGGTGGTTGAGTCCCCGCGGCGCCTCGCTATCGGTTAGGGTAGGTGGGCATGCCACGCGAGGCGTCCGCAGGCGGGATTGTCATCCGGGAGAGTGACGGCACCTGGGAGGTGGTCGTCATCCGTCCCCATGGCCGTCCTCTGTGGGCGCTGCCCAAGGGGCACGTGGACCCGGGCGAGACGCCGGAGCAGACGGCGAGCCGGGAGGTTCGCGAGGAGACGGGACTCACCGCCGCGCTCATCGCGCCGCTGGGGGAGATTCGCTACGTCTACCAGTTCCGGGGGCAGCGCATCTTCAAGCGCGTCCACTTCTTCCTCTTCCGCTACCAGGACGGAGTGCTGGGGCCTCTGCCGGGGCCGCGCGTGGAAGTGGATGAGGTGCGCTGGGTGCCGGTGGGACAGCTGGTGCCCCTGCTCGGCTACAAGGGAGAGAAGGCCGTGGCCGCGCGCGCCGTGAGGTGGATGCGTGCACAGGGCCTGCTTCCGGAGGCCCCTTCCCCGGCCGTGGGGCCCGAGGGGAAGGGAACCTAGGAACTTCGGTACAGCCTACTTGCGGGGCTCCTCGCCGGCGTACTTGCCGGAGAGCGCCTCGCGCACGTCGCGATCAAACTTCACGCGGCCGGTCGCCACCTCGCGCAGCGAGAGGACGGGGGGCTTGTTCTTGGACTGCTCGATGATGGGGCGGGCGCCGGCCATCAGCTGACGCGCGCGCTTCGCACCGAGCAGCACCAGCGCGAACCGGTTGTCGACGAGGGGGAGGCAGTCTTCGACTGTGACGCGAGCCATGGAACGTCCTTGGATTTCGGTGGGCTACGGAAACGGTGAAACCTAAAGAGCGCCCCAGGGGGAGTCAAGGAAGGACGCACATGCGGGGTAGCGGGCGGACAGGCGCCGTCCCCTCGGGGCACTCAGGTGCCCGCCGCCTGGGTGTACCACCAGGCCCAGAGGATGAGGACGCCCTGGAGGGGCAGCCGCGCCCAGAGCAGGGGCCGGGGAATCTTCCGGAAGCGCTCCGGCTGGAGCGCCATCTGGAGGTTGGCGGGGAAGATGGCGACGAACAGGGCGATGAGCCCCCAGGCCGACACCGTCCGGGTCCCCGGCACCAGCAGCCCCACGCCCAGCAGCACTTCGGCCACGCCGCTCCAGAAGACCAGGGGCCCATGCCAGGGCAGGTACGGCGGCATCATCCGCACGTAGACGCGCGGATTCACGAAGTGGTTGATGCCGCCGGCCACCATGAAGAGGCCGAGCACGTACATGAGGACGTGTTTCATGCGCCCTGGAAGGCCGTGTCGACGATGGCGCGGGCCTCTTGGAGGATGGCCTTCAAGTGCGCGTCGTCGCGGAAGCTCTCCGCGTAGATTTTGTAGACGTCCTCGGTGCCCGATGGCCGCGCCGCGAACCATCCGTTCTCCGCGACGACCTTGAGTCCGCCGATGTCGGCGCCGTTGCCAGGCGCACGCGTGAGGCGCTGGAGGATGGGCTCACCCGCGAGGCTCGTGGCCTTCACCGACTCGGGCGAGAGTTTCTTCAGGATGGACTTCTGCGCGGGCGTGGCCGCCTGGTCGATGCGCGTGTAGTACGGCGTGCCCAGCCGCCCCGAGAGCTCCCGGTAGTGCTCCCCCGGGTCCTTGCCCGTGCGAGCCAGGATTTCGACCGCGAGCAGGTCCAGCAGCATCCCGTCCTTGTCGGTCGTCCACACGCTCCCGTCACGACGGAGGAAGGACGCACCCGCGCTCTCCTCGCCGCCGAAGCCCAGCGAGCCCTCCAGCAGGCCGTCCACGAACCACTTGAAGCCCACCGGGACTTCGACGACGCGCAGGTCCAGGCTCTTCGCCACGCGGTCGATGAGGCCGCTGCTCACCAGCGTCTTGCCCACGGCGGTGCCCGGCTTCCAGTCCGGCCGGTTCTGGAAGAGGTAGTGGATGGCCACCGCGAGATAGTGATTGGGATTCATCAACCCCATCGAGCGCGTGACGATGCCGTGCCGGTCCGAGTCCGCGTCGTTGCCGAAGGCGATGTCGTACTGGTCCTTGAGCTTGACGAGGTTCGCCATCGCGTAGGGCGATGAGCAATCCATGCGAATCTTCCCGTCGTGGTC is part of the Myxococcus landrumus genome and encodes:
- the groL gene encoding chaperonin GroEL (60 kDa chaperone family; promotes refolding of misfolded polypeptides especially under stressful conditions; forms two stacked rings of heptamers to form a barrel-shaped 14mer; ends can be capped by GroES; misfolded proteins enter the barrel where they are refolded when GroES binds), with the translated sequence MAKDLLFDVRAREAILRGVNILADAVKVTLGPKGRNVVIEKSFGSPTITKDGVTVAKEIELENKFENMGAQMVKEVASKTSDVAGDGTTTATVLAQAIFREGAKLVAAGHNPMDIKRGIDKAVAVIVGELKKLAKPTKDKKEIAQVGTISANGDATIGQIIADAMEKVGKEGVITVEEAKGLETTLDVVEGMQFDRGYLSPYFVTDPERMEAVLNDALILIHEKKISSMKDLLPILEQVARAGKPLLIIAEEVEGEALATLVVNKIRGVLNVCAVKAPGFGDRRKAILEDIATLTGGRMIAEDLGIKLDTLTLQDLGRAKRVTVDKDNTTVVDGAGSEQEISARVKQIRAQVEETTSDYDREKLQERLAKLVGGVAVINVGAATETEMKEKKARVEDALNATRAAVEEGVVPGGGVAYIRCLKALDGQTFVDGEKFGVDIIRRAVEEPLRQIVGNGGLEGSVVVNKVKEGTGAYGFNAATGTYEDLLAAGVIDPAKVSRTALQNSASVASLMLTTEAMVAERPKEEKDIPAGAGGMGGMGGMGGMGM
- the rpoZ gene encoding DNA-directed RNA polymerase subunit omega gives rise to the protein MARVTVEDCLPLVDNRFALVLLGAKRARQLMAGARPIIEQSKNKPPVLSLREVATGRVKFDRDVREALSGKYAGEEPRK
- a CDS encoding NUDIX hydrolase yields the protein MPREASAGGIVIRESDGTWEVVVIRPHGRPLWALPKGHVDPGETPEQTASREVREETGLTAALIAPLGEIRYVYQFRGQRIFKRVHFFLFRYQDGVLGPLPGPRVEVDEVRWVPVGQLVPLLGYKGEKAVAARAVRWMRAQGLLPEAPSPAVGPEGKGT
- the grxC gene encoding glutaredoxin 3, with the protein product MKPVKIYTTTYCGFCVRAKDLLKRKGVDFQELDVTGDDDTRTKLVEMSGGQRTVPQIFIGDTHVGGYSDLAQLDKDGKLDAMLQA
- the groES gene encoding co-chaperone GroES — translated: MKIRPLQDRLIVKRVAEENKTKGGLFIPDTAKEKPLEGKVVAVGNGKVLENGSVRPMDIKAGDTILFSKYAGTEIKLDGEEHLILREEDVLGILDK
- the pgm gene encoding phosphoglucomutase (alpha-D-glucose-1,6-bisphosphate-dependent), which translates into the protein MAHPLAGKLPPEDLLIDPEKLRARYYSERPDVAVPEQRVAFGTSGHRGSSERTSFNEAHIIAVTQAICEYRHQQGIDGPLFLGMDTHALSAPAQRTALEVLAANGVQVRFTDGATPTPVISHAILTFNRGRTTGLADGIVITPSHNPPEDGGIKYNPPNGGPADTNVTAGIERRANALLADGVFGVKRTPYEKARTASTVKLHDFITPYVEDLASVVDMEALRGGKLKIGADPLGGSNVAYWEPIAARYGLNLRVVNPTVDPTFRFMPVDHDGKIRMDCSSPYAMANLVKLKDQYDIAFGNDADSDRHGIVTRSMGLMNPNHYLAVAIHYLFQNRPDWKPGTAVGKTLVSSGLIDRVAKSLDLRVVEVPVGFKWFVDGLLEGSLGFGGEESAGASFLRRDGSVWTTDKDGMLLDLLAVEILARTGKDPGEHYRELSGRLGTPYYTRIDQAATPAQKSILKKLSPESVKATSLAGEPILQRLTRAPGNGADIGGLKVVAENGWFAARPSGTEDVYKIYAESFRDDAHLKAILQEARAIVDTAFQGA
- a CDS encoding DoxX family protein, giving the protein MKHVLMYVLGLFMVAGGINHFVNPRVYVRMMPPYLPWHGPLVFWSGVAEVLLGVGLLVPGTRTVSAWGLIALFVAIFPANLQMALQPERFRKIPRPLLWARLPLQGVLILWAWWYTQAAGT
- a CDS encoding sigma 54-dependent Fis family transcriptional regulator; this encodes MEPRPEVTQTTQTDKEEGRTTRVPIHEWTVEVVSGPDKGKKVTTQDGLVRVGSDPASDLVLTDTTVSRRHLEVERTPRGLLLRDTGSRNGTFLDGRQVLQAYLGRGDKVELGKTKLAVKVSAKPTEVELAGAESFGALVGSSEKMRWVFTELRRVAREDMSLLIEGETGTGKELAARAVHQHSARRHGPFKVVDCNLISEEKAERELFGGLRASDAEDKEARGVFEAARGGTLFLDEVGELPLMVQGKLLRVLDAREVPSLDGQPVPVDVRVIASTHRNLEEDVRQGRFRADLYFRLAVARVRLPPLRTRREDLPSLAQALSQTLRASVTLTPQTLALFEGYDWPGNVRELRNVLERGALMEETGNTSWLDFLAQPSRRPEGQPPGNHVATLVTGMPYHEAKDRVLADFERLYFAEVMRTVGFDMKAAEQSTGLSMQSLYRLLKKNGLRLKDLKNAEGLEK